tacatattgtaGCAACGGCTtttaatgcgtcttctgaatgccttataattgtattttagttcagttagccatttttacgcttgtaAATGctacatttaggcaaaaatatataaaatttgctgaaatgtgcatatattttgactaataggccgtattcatccACAAAACATCCAGATTTTTTAATTActatagttttgaaaaaccttgaGAGTGAAGCGGAGAAATTCAAAGCgttgggattactgtactgttctGGAGTGTGACTGAGTGGCGCTAATTTTGAATTTCGCACTTAACTTGAGTTTTCGTCTTGTCTCCCGATACAGTCGGAGCTTTGACAATCGCTCGACAGAGCGCCGGCCGTTTGACCGAAGATACTACGAGGGATACAGAAGATTGGATCAGAGTCGAGATCACGACCGAGAAAGGGAGCCACACGGCACAGCGGAATGTTACTATCCACGAGACTTCTCCCCAAGCATGTATGACTACCGACGCAGCCGAGAAAGGGAACGGCAGCGGGACGAGTCATACCGACGAAAGGGCAGCAGGCGTAAGCACAAACGAAGGCGGCGTAGAACCAGGTCCTATAGCCCATCCTCCTCGGTGAGTACAGCCACGCCTCAGATGCTCTTTTAACTCTGCTCATCCTGTTTTTTCTATCTCTTCTATCTCGCGCTCAGCTCTCTCTGCCTCTTTCCTTCTCTAACCATTTCTTTTTCACAGCCCCTGGATTCGGTAAGTAGTGCAATCTTTCTGATTTAGTTtaattttggaatttttctttaCATAGGCGGCTTTTGCTTACactgtcatttttggagaacattttcatttttatgcagttATTAATAACCGGTCTTAAAATGGTTTTTAATCACACACGCCTtttgaacaacagcaacaaaaaccacatttacggtcgtccctcgctacatcacggttcgtgcatcgctccctcactctatcgcgtttgTTTTTTCGAAAGttaattaatgattgctgtttcatggatgactgtgacctattatttgtcagaaatattgaaagacaagacaTTAGTAGTATTTGTACAGTACCTTAGATACAAcagtgcatgtagtcagccatggcatgcccgACATgatggagggggaaaaaaaggcttcCTCCCAtgctgtgtgaaagtggtacatttttggcttcttactttgtccttcttccccactctgtttgaagaactttaagtttagaacaaataaattggagtctaactagttagctcagtaacTTGCTGTATGTTATGAGTGGCGGCCATCTCTCATGTCCCTGCAGggatcccatagcctgtgcaCGAGTGTTGCGCAACGTAGTGTAAACAAaaactaataggagtgtaaaggtggccgtaggggtgttatttcttgtctacagggctctaataacaaatttaggtcataaacaggttttctatgctcaaactctGAAAAtagtcagggttttttttttttttttgctgaaattcatttatcgcggtcgggtctggaaccaattaaccgtgataaacgagggacgactgtatgctaTTTTCTCAGAGCTCTTTGGGTCAAGTCAGGTTTTGTTGCTGTCGCCACACCAATGCTAAACTAAAAGATGTAAATGCAGTAAAGTGAAAATGTTCCACTGAATATTATGCAAAGGATTCAATTGAGATTTTTCATTGGGGATATTGATATTAAAATATCTTCCAAATTATTAAATTGCAACATGGACCACACCAGAAATCTAGATTTCAAATGAGCAGGTTGTAACTTTTTCCTGCTTGCTAACATTTTGGTCCACACCTTGAAGCTACTAAGGTCTGATTTTAGTTGTAttactgttgtctttttttggtctttgcgttgaatgaatggatggatgtgccaGTTGCTTCCTTGTTTTATAAGCAGCTGTGGTTTAAAGGCGGAGTGGGGGGAAAGCAGAGGACAACATGTGATCTTTGACTTGTTCCCTTGCACTATATCCCTATCGTTATATATTTCCTTCACGTGGTGTCATGCGTGAATCGCTCCATGACCACCAaatcctccaccaccaccaccaccaccaactaCATCAACTACCACCAACAccaccctcctcctccctcctcgtCCGCCTGTGCCGCCTGACGCCACGGCTGCCCCTGAATATCCCCTGATCCCTTTGGTCGCGTCGTGACCTGCTGATGGCGGTTTGGGTGTGAAAACAGCGGAGCAACAGCCGGACGCGGGCACTGAGTGTGAGGGACGACGAGGAAGGGCACCTGATCTGTCGGAGTGGGGACGTCCTGCAAGAGAGATGTACTCACTGCCACTACTCTATCGTAACCCTTCTCCATATGAGTATGAAAGCATAGAGCATTTAAATGGGAGtgcctgatgatgatgatgccttGCTAGAATGCTCTTCGCTCTAGCTGAATTAGCAGGATGGATTGCAACAACAAGGAAGTTTCTGTGAGGGATGTTAGATATCTTCggccatttttcttttttttttctctctcttaaATAGGAAAGTAAGCTGTGGAGCATTTCCTGTGTTTCACAGGATTAGAATCATTCTCACTTGCATTTGGTTCTCTCTGTCGCATTGCAGAAGGCGAGCTAATTTTAAGTTTTCAGGTATTTTCTTAGCCAAGccaagttttattttattttttttaaagacatttacGACCAACTCACATATACATTgcacacatttttatatatttaacttaaaaaaaaacaattcatgtttttgtttttttcccctcgttTGGGAAGGGGGTTGTGCCCACTTTTCGATGCCTGCAAATTGGTCATCAAAGGAAAGGAGCACTTtacaccccccgcccccatttTCCCTTCATTTATCATAGTGATATGTATTAAGTTACCATAGGTTATCATTGTGTGTTTTAAGCCTGCCAGGTTCAGGCAGCCCTTTTGAAAATAGGATAGGTAGCAGGATGCATTCGCTCTCTAAAATTCGCGTGACTAATTTCTCCTGTTGTCTTTCCTCCCCCCCACCACTGTTGCTCCCCTTTCCCTTTTCTCTTTGTGTTATGCTGCAGATGAGATTGTCAGCACTTTGGGGGAAGGCACCTTTGGGAGGGTGATGCAGTGCATCGACCATCGCAGGTGTGTGTCTGCTGAAAATGTAGAAGTCACATGCTCCAAACATATCAGTTGACTTGCTCAATGACTGTCGCTACTGTTgacatacagtggaacattTCCATTATTATTGTCCCAAAATATCAGAAGAAAACCAGAGCAATTTtttccacaggaaataatgtaaatccaattagtttgttccagacaccccaaaatacACATAcccaaacacaaaacagattttacagacaataattatagtttgacatgtagaaaacaaagctaaatacatatacatgaggaatgaaagggacaaatgaacatttaacaccgcttttacctttattgaatcCTCTTCATGACGGGACAAGTAcagctgtatacttgctcactttaactttactgtaaacacacactggcccggctCACCATCTATTATGTTAACTAGGAACCTTTTACATTGCAATCCTATTCTAACAGACACTTCCCTCGTACTTTGCTGCGACTTCTTTCTTGTGtgcaatagtgtttctcgccttctttgTCATAGTTCTGGCATTTGCAGCTTTTTTGCTAccttatttaaattaaaaaaaaaactgcctggATTCCTCTAGCACTGAGAAATACAGTACGCAGTGCATATGAACGCCTCCTCAGAACAAATAAAACACCCAGATACACATAATAaggatgattaaaggattccctggccggaatctgtctACAGGGtgtatccaaaaaaaaaagtaaactcaccaaaaggtagccactaaagttacaattgaatattttcatgaaatgtctttatttgcatatgttggtatggacgTCATCCTTCGGTCCACACCAGCATTTATTtcataattgcatgcatgactgaacaaCGGCCTGTTTTCCGGTgggcaaaaaaaatttaaagggttaaaattgaAGGAAAAGTCTTCAATTGTGATCACGTGGCGTCCAAATGTTTACTAGGAAACCCAtacattgtgttttgtttacatAAAACGCAggtttgttgtttaattttgtttatgtttttttttttttttttttttaaggggcGGCACCAATGTTGCCCTGAAAATTATCAAGAACGTGGAGAAGTACAAAGAAGCAGCTCGCCTTGAGATCAATGTGCTGGAGAAGATCAACGAGAAGGACCCAGACAACAAATTGTAAGTTCTGGCTTAGTGATGGAGTACACCAGGGGTGTTAAACACGCATCATGGAGGCCCGGGACACTGTAGGTTTTCTTTCCAAGCggccactaaagcaggtgattaatgatcaacacctcccttaatttgagggaaggaacttatcaattaaatcacctactggagaaactggttggagaggaaacctgcagcgtctcggtgTCTTCATGGCATGTGGGCTGCAGCAACTGAAGGAACATGGTGTTGTCTGTACTGTACTTGTACACAGTGGCACACGTTTAAGTCGACCCCATTCATGTCGACAACTTACCCACGTAAGTCGACTAACGCATTTTGGTCCACTTGTTCTTAGACTCAGTCTAATTGCTTCTCATAGAGGCCTtcacaatacacacactcacatagcacaacacTTACATACGATTGATGGAAAAAATACTGGAAGggacacaatagatgcattgttgaTTGTTCATATTGTTCTCAAGCTCAACTCTCACTTCTTCACAAGCTAAACTTTCATTTTTTAGAGGGCCGCAGGAACTGCTATATAGATTCTGTGTTTGTTCTTCCTCCATCTTCCTCATTGAGGATGGAGTCCAGCGCACTAACCAAACATCTGTCCATCTTCtaggccgcttatcctcactaggtatgctggagcctatcccagctgatttacggcgagaggcgaggtacaccctggactggtcgcaaggcacatatagacaagcattcacactcacattcatacctatggacaatttagagtcgccaattaacctaacatgcatgtttttggaatatgggaggaaacagCCCGTAACCAAATCTAtcgctgttattttttttaatgcaatttgaaaacctttgagattgtgttatcattgactacttTTCCGATAGCAAAcactggctagcatatgttaccattggtggtttaaaagaacagattgaaagGCAAAattgtctatatttttcacaattacaaatgaaaTTGACTGGAACCTGTTGTTTGGCTCAACGTCATGCGTCCATGGCTGTCACTGAGCGGTCCCAGGGAGGCTTTTACCTTAGTAGCTAAACGTTGCCAAATCGCTagcattagctgacaacaaacaaagcttagtgcgtgtgtgtcttGCATGGGGTGTGGCATACATACTTGAAGCAGGAAAAGGGTGGGATATGAGGCTTGCAGTACACTCGAAAGTTTGAACCCTCTCGGCAGCCGCGTAACGGTTGCGAACAGTTCCTTTTAAGTTGACATACATGGTTGATCGCCATATAAAATCCGAGACTCGAAAGGGTGCTTTTtatgaaaaatgggtcagtTTATGTCCACGTGTGTAACATGCAGTGATGCTAACTTCATTatcacttgcatgtttttgcaaaagcagatttgtcaaaatcaaaaaaaaacaaatgaaacaggAAAGGAGCTGCCACTTATCTTCAAAGCTTCTGCATCCGACAAAGGCTattctttttttgcaggtttttttccccatccccCTTTCTGcaaccagcaaaatgcatccatttaaattttgcacacaTGGGGGATAACGATGTCAACAAACTGGCGCAAGTTCAAAAATCCTTTAACGCCCATTCTCCTtttatgtctctggccaaagtcacaaagtGAATGTGCAAGCCATGGTTATTTTTGGTTACGCTGACATAAATAGGTTATGCTGTAACACCTAAAAGATGTGTCTGAACTTTAAAATCTGGGCCAGTGAGTCTGTAAACTTGTATGATTTAGCTGAGTGGCCAAAAAAgcctgaacatttttttttttcctcctgaaTCAAGCTTCCACTTTTAATGTCATTGCACcctgtttttttgtcttgcagCCTTTGCGTGCAGATGTATGACTGGTTTGACTACCACGGGCACATGTGTATCTCTTTTGAGCTGCTCGCTCTCAGCACCTTCGATTTCCTCAAAGAAAACAACTACCTGCCCTACTCCATCGGTCAGGTCCGACACATGGCCTACCAAATCTGTCTCGCTGTGAAGTGTAAGTTCCTTTTCATAATAAAAGGGGGAAACCATACTTGCAAAAAGTTTCATATCCAAACGAGGGAGGCCATCAAtacaaaagtttgggaaccactgccgtagtgtaaaactaaaatagcCGTAGACAAATAAACCATTCTTGTCAAACCTGCAAAACGTCTTGCTTTTTCTCCCGTTCCCTAGTCCTGCACGACAATAAGCTGACACACACGGACCTAAAGCCTGAGAACATCCTGTTCGTCAACTCTGATTTCACTATGTCTTACAACGTGGAGAAGGTAAGATGCATGCAGAAATACTCTATGTCATTGGTTTTCAGTAATGCCACGAGTAAACTGTAAATGTAAACTCATCTTGCCAATAATGACTTGAAAGAAATTGAATTAAAAAGCGCAGTTACGACGATAAAAGGTAATCAAGTGAAGGCACACTCCAGCATGTTAACCCGTTGAAAACCCAGACCCATTTTATGCTGGAAGGAAGCACGCACAAAGCTGCAGAGGGCACATTTTAGGACATTTAAGTATGGTCACTGTTTGCTTCAGCAACACACTGAAGATAAAGCAAAGTTTGTTTCTGCTAGAAGCGAGAAGAGAGGACGGTTAAGAGCACGGCAGTACGCATCGTGGACTTTGGCAGCGCCACCTTTGACCACGAGCATCACAGCACTATCGTGTCCACCAGGCACTACCGAGCCCCTGAGGTCATATTAGGTGAGCATGGAATCAGTCACTGTAAGTTGCATGGTATTTTCCTAGAGAGACCGCTTTTGCTTCAGCCCCCATTCTTGCTCTCTTGTGTAGTTGAACACGTTATTGTGTATCTGTAAGTTCACTCCATGTGTCTCCTGCTCAGAAATGGGCTGGAGCCACCCGTGTGACGTGTGGAGCATTGGCTGTATCCTCTTTGAGTACTACCTGGGCTTCACCTTGTTTCAGGTACACTGCCACCTGTCTGTCATCAACGGTATTACAAGGAGTTGATAGGAGTTACACAAAAATATggaccaaaaaatacaaaagatggGTCATGTCTGGCAAAGATGATCAGAAATGATGCTCGATAGTGGTTTTCTTGTCGATATATACCGATATTGTTCAGCACTTCTTTACCGATGCTGATACTGGCAGCAGGTCTTCCTCCTCACTCTAATGccatgtaatgaacacatgatgcttcttttactgtgatgccagtGGATGCATTTCCACCAGAAGATATATTTGCATATATACCAAAGCTTTATTCTCATTCTAGCCAAGACATACAATGAAAGTAgtataaaatatttggaaacacaagaatcaaaattttaaaaatgcacaaatggagggaaAACAAAAGTCTGTCAAAAAACTGCCtaggaaaaaaaattctaatattattacacattcTGCTTATGTCTTATGCCAAGTAAATGTGCACACAGTAGCTAGTTTCGGTTATGGCCATGTGACTCAGGCAGCCTGAAGGGCgtcgacttaaacgggttccactgtacagtaacctctcaccactttgtgcttcaaattttgtgtcTTCAGGctgaatatttttcaaaaatatattaattaataaatcagcactgtttcgtggttgaatacgccctttttttaaaaaagcatttttaagcaaatttgatgtatttttgcctaaattaagcattgtcaagcataaaaacggctaaatgaactaaaatccaaCTTTgcgatgtcagtaatgttaaattgatgagacaatagccaccacaggaagtactgtacacaacAGGAAGTTAAACAGGTTAACAGGGTTAGTGTAGTTgcatctatattttttttttttactaagctTATAGTACTGTTCTTTTGATCAttcttttactgttgttttaggGAGACCATTTTTAACATCTGTCCAGGGacaacagataaaaaaaaaaattgccttttggctaattctggtgcatttgcagcaatgctatttaatgtacactgtccctgtcaaataaaccaatttaaaaaaaaaaaagaaaaagaacaataaaTAATTCTGCCAacgctaacatgtgagtctatattatgtgttattttctcttattatgcctacagtattgggtaatacgagtgtacaggtgactataggggtgttatttcacatctagagggctctaatgtcaaAAACCATGTTTGGAAGgtggtaaaaaggttttctattgtAAGAAGGCCAATATCGAGCATATCTAATATGACTGTCAACAGAAGAGAAGGAAGGAGCGTAGTGCAGTTCATTTCTAATGTTTTCACTTGTATCAGACTCATGACAACAGGGAGCATTTAGCCATGATGGAGAGAATCCTCGGACCCGTGCCATCCAGAATGATTCGTAAGACGAGGCGAGAATCACACATGATTAAAAACACATACAGACTTAAGCAGCGAGTCTCAACGTATCCTTCGCTTCTCCTCACAGGAAGCAGAAGTATTTCTATCGAGGCCGCCTGGACTGGGACGAGAGCTCCTCAGCTGGAAAATATGTCCGGGAAAACTGCAAACCTCTGAGGGTGAGAGCGTTGGAAAAAGAATGCTCATGGTGTATAGCGTGTGGCGGGATAGAGTCATGTCTCTCCCCGCGCTTGTCCTCCTCCAGCGATACTTGCTGTCGGAGGCGGAGGAGCACCACCAGCTGTTTGACCTCATCGAAAGCATGTTGGAGTACGAGCCGTCCAAGAGGCTGGCGCTGCCCGACTCCCTCAAGCACCCTTTCTTTGATTGTGGAGGCGGCTGTGAGGCGGCAGGCAGCAAGAGTTGGGAGGCGAACCGGGACATAAGCCGGTGATCCGTTAAGCAACCTGGTCCAAAGACTGGTACAGAGCAATTATTTTATACACGGGGTAGGTGAGCTGTTATGTTGCGGTGGTGTCTGTTGTTCATCATGAAAGCACGGGAACCTACAGCCAAGAGAGGTCTAAGTCAGACCGGGAAAGTGGTTCAGATCAGACCTTTTTGTGCACCCAAAGTAGGCCTCTATGCAGCCCTCGTCTTCCTCTTGACCTCCCACCCTGACCGTCCATCCATCAGCATTACGTGGGATATCAAAACTTTGTGGAGGAAATGAGCATCATGCAAGTCTGTTTTGGAGAAGAAATGTCTTCCTTTTCCATGTTTTAAGCATAAATGTGTGGTCATTATTCACCAATATGATGTTGACATACACTCCCAACTCTCCCAGTTTTACTGGTTTGTTACCCCAGCAAGCGAGGACTGACTGTgggtttatttatgtatttgtgtgggatgattattctatttttttacgTTATGCATTGCTTTCTTCATGACGGTGTAAGGAGGGCGTTTATATTCATGTATCACGCAGTAACTCGGCCTTAGCTGTGGACGTCTTCTCATACTCAACTTGCCTTTCCTCCATGCGTGATGTCATCACACAGAAGCCAAGCACATCCTTCCTGGTGGCGTCCAAACGGGCCACACACAACTGTATgagaatatttattttttgtgagcGAGTGGTTCCCTCCCCTCCCCAAATAGGTCATTGTCCCCGCCTCCCGTCCCGACAGGGGGAGTTTTTTTGTATGAAATGAAAGTCTAAAAAGgtgtacatatgtatgtatgacgCTGTAGAATTAAAAAGTCCTCCTTTCCAGAGGCTTACTGtgctctttttaaataatcatcATAGTACACGTGCCGCTCAGATGGCTAATAAAAACAACCAATAACAATATAATGTGGGGGCGTGGTTGCATTCAGATTGAGCCAATCCCATTCAGGATGGAGTTAAACACGAGCCACGACACACCTGACAGTAATGATAATAGACGAGTCTCAATGAAACTTCAACGGACACTTTTAATATCACGTATAGTcttattaaataaaaacttttaaaCAGTTCAATGATAGAAAATACGTCACACTAGTGACATTACCGAGACGTGGTACTCTTAGCTTGATGAAaatggtgaccatgaaggactACGATAACACGAAACAAGCTACAGGATCTTGTGGTAAGGACCGCTCATTTTGGGACAAACAGAAGTGAAGAGAATACTAAAATAGTATACAGTAACCTCTCGGTTATCGCGGATAACTGGTAGGATttctcatttataaatggagtattttcgtagtttgggcatagaaaaccagttcaCGACCTTCTGAATAGTTTTTTAGCCATTATTAGAGCTCCTAGACACGAAAGAACCTCCCTGTAGTCACATTTACAAACGTATtaacccaatgtagtagatataatatATTCAAGATCTAGGTAAGACTCGTGTTtctgttactgtaaatgtgctgGAAGgcgctgacaggaagtgacgtcgggggtgtAAATGTAGGTTACGCCTTGTGACGAGTGatgatactacatatcaacgtttcgaatgccttatatttgtattttattgcatttagccatgcttgaaaatgcccaATTTGGGCCAAACGTATGtaaaatttacttaaatatgcagttttttaaaaactaatatgatttattaatatattttttacaaatgaagctgcaaaactggaaaaacaaACTGGCGAGGGATTTACTGTACTCCAGTGAAATGTACTCAATATCtactgcagttttcctttaaggccctccaaaaatgcaagaaaagttgtggcatatatacagtagaatttaaaaaaaataataataataaccagcACTTTCAAGAGGGCCTTCGCAAATCAGTGCTCGGGCCCAAAACACCCATtgcctttcaaaataagacaggaaaaataagggaaattgtgGTCTTTTCCACCAGAGGCCCACCACCTCAGGGTTGCCAGGTAAGCCCGTATAACCGCGCTTAAGTTTTGTCCAAATTTCTGAATCCActcttttaatgtttttgtctgAATGTGTGTGTCGTGTTGATGTGTGACAGCTATGCCTCAGCTTCGTCTTTTCTGGCCGTGCATCACATGACCCCGCTGTCACCCATCCAGACCGGAAAGGATCCACGCAGGATTTGCTACAACAGGTGCGTCCCTTCACGTAAGCTTCCCCATCTGTTCTCTCATTTTGTTCTCGTTTCATTCGTCCCGTTCGTGCTCCCCATTCATCCTTCCGTCCTCATCAATCAACTCCTTTTTAGGGCGTGGGTGGGGCTTAAGCCTCACTGGGATACGGCGGTGAGTCTGGGACCGGCAACCTTTCCACCTCAAGTATAAGAGCACGATGCTCCGTGCAAGACGTCAGCGTGGAACAGCTAAGACCAAAAGTGTGGCCGAAATCGATGGCAGGTTGCCAGGTGAagtgcaaaataagtcaacatAAGCAACAACTACTGTCTTCCTGTGTACAAAAACCTGTAAAcgataaataaaatatcaacgatgtaacaatatcaacaacccagccacaaaaaaaacagatttttgtgaaaataaacagagaACGATAACGATATCAATCCCATCATGCTTGTATTCAGCCAATACTGATAGGACCCTTGGTATCGACACCCCCATCGCTACTTTTAATGTGTAACCTTGACTGACAAATGAACTTAAGGCAGTgagtggccaaagtgcggcctcgGGCCCATTTACGGCTCGCGGCACTCTCTAAAAATACGAataaacagaatttttttttgttaaaacccagcaa
The DNA window shown above is from Dunckerocampus dactyliophorus isolate RoL2022-P2 chromosome 20, RoL_Ddac_1.1, whole genome shotgun sequence and carries:
- the clk2a gene encoding dual specificity protein kinase CLK2 isoform X1, translating into MPYTRRYTSSDRDSRSSYHDRYRDRERDRGRRHRHRRSPTYSSSSDRDRRGRPQRQDASYVRSRSRSFDNRSTERRPFDRRYYEGYRRLDQSRDHDREREPHGTAECYYPRDFSPSMYDYRRSRERERQRDESYRRKGSRRKHKRRRRRTRSYSPSSSRSNSRTRALSVRDDEEGHLICRSGDVLQERYEIVSTLGEGTFGRVMQCIDHRRGGTNVALKIIKNVEKYKEAARLEINVLEKINEKDPDNKFLCVQMYDWFDYHGHMCISFELLALSTFDFLKENNYLPYSIGQVRHMAYQICLAVKFLHDNKLTHTDLKPENILFVNSDFTMSYNVEKKREERTVKSTAVRIVDFGSATFDHEHHSTIVSTRHYRAPEVILEMGWSHPCDVWSIGCILFEYYLGFTLFQTHDNREHLAMMERILGPVPSRMIRKTRKQKYFYRGRLDWDESSSAGKYVRENCKPLRRYLLSEAEEHHQLFDLIESMLEYEPSKRLALPDSLKHPFFDCGGGCEAAGSKSWEANRDISR
- the clk2a gene encoding dual specificity protein kinase CLK2 isoform X2, which encodes MPYTRRYTSSDRDSRSSYHDRYRDRERDRGRRHRHRRSPTYSSSSDRDRRGRPQRQDASYVRSRSRSFDNRSTERRPFDRRYYEGYRRLDQSRDHDREREPHGTAECYYPRDFSPSMYDYRRSRERERQRDESYRRKGSRRKHKRRRRRTRSYSPSSSRSNSRTRALSVRDDEEGHLICRSGDVLQERYEIVSTLGEGTFGRVMQCIDHRRGGTNVALKIIKNVEKYKEAARLEINVLEKINEKDPDNKFLCVQMYDWFDYHGHMCISFELLALSTFDFLKENNYLPYSIGQVRHMAYQICLAVKFLHDNKLTHTDLKPENILFVNSDFTMSYNVEKREERTVKSTAVRIVDFGSATFDHEHHSTIVSTRHYRAPEVILEMGWSHPCDVWSIGCILFEYYLGFTLFQTHDNREHLAMMERILGPVPSRMIRKTRKQKYFYRGRLDWDESSSAGKYVRENCKPLRRYLLSEAEEHHQLFDLIESMLEYEPSKRLALPDSLKHPFFDCGGGCEAAGSKSWEANRDISR
- the clk2a gene encoding dual specificity protein kinase CLK2 isoform X3, with the protein product MQCIDHRRGGTNVALKIIKNVEKYKEAARLEINVLEKINEKDPDNKFLCVQMYDWFDYHGHMCISFELLALSTFDFLKENNYLPYSIGQVRHMAYQICLAVKFLHDNKLTHTDLKPENILFVNSDFTMSYNVEKKREERTVKSTAVRIVDFGSATFDHEHHSTIVSTRHYRAPEVILEMGWSHPCDVWSIGCILFEYYLGFTLFQTHDNREHLAMMERILGPVPSRMIRKTRKQKYFYRGRLDWDESSSAGKYVRENCKPLRRYLLSEAEEHHQLFDLIESMLEYEPSKRLALPDSLKHPFFDCGGGCEAAGSKSWEANRDISR